From a single Granulicella aggregans genomic region:
- a CDS encoding pyridoxal-phosphate-dependent aminotransferase family protein gives MIRKTRLFTPSPTPLLPAAQQAMAAADMQPESPEFRTLYLHVLSQLKEFLGTENDVVCLSASGTGAMEASVSNLTSPGDRVLVLSAGKYGERWTALAANFGCAVDVVSAPHEGTFSLDEIKAKLKLETRCVFMQATESLAGVHHPVESVAKLLKETESEALLVVDAIAALGNTELQVDAWGIDALIGASQSLMVSPGLSFLALSEKTWGRMEASYNPRYYFDLRKQRKSARQGEMAYTPPVALIAAMGAALDWIAAQEA, from the coding sequence ATGATCCGCAAGACTCGCCTCTTCACGCCGAGCCCTACTCCTTTGCTTCCCGCCGCGCAGCAAGCCATGGCTGCTGCTGATATGCAACCGGAGTCTCCGGAGTTCCGCACGCTCTACCTCCACGTGCTTTCGCAGCTCAAGGAGTTCCTCGGCACGGAGAACGACGTGGTATGCCTCTCCGCCTCCGGAACCGGCGCGATGGAGGCCTCGGTCTCGAACCTCACCTCTCCCGGAGACCGCGTCCTGGTGCTGAGCGCCGGGAAGTATGGCGAGCGCTGGACGGCGCTGGCGGCGAACTTCGGGTGCGCGGTCGATGTGGTCTCTGCTCCTCACGAGGGCACGTTCTCGCTCGACGAGATTAAGGCGAAGCTGAAGCTGGAGACGCGATGCGTCTTCATGCAGGCCACTGAGAGCTTGGCAGGTGTGCATCACCCGGTCGAGTCCGTTGCGAAGTTGCTCAAGGAGACCGAGAGCGAGGCGCTGCTTGTGGTCGATGCCATCGCCGCGCTGGGCAACACCGAGCTCCAGGTGGATGCCTGGGGGATCGATGCTCTGATCGGCGCGTCGCAGTCGCTGATGGTTTCGCCCGGGCTGAGCTTCCTCGCTCTCTCAGAGAAGACCTGGGGCCGCATGGAGGCGAGCTACAACCCGCGCTACTACTTCGACCTGCGCAAGCAGCGCAAAAGCGCGAGGCAAGGCGAGATGGCCTACACACCGCCGGTTGCGCTGATTGCCGCTATGGGTGCCGCGCTCGACTGGATCGCGGCGCAAGAGGCTTAA
- a CDS encoding GatB/YqeY domain-containing protein: MTIAAKIQTDIITAMKAKDEHKLTTLRMVKSALKNKEIDKREPLTDAEEAQILTTLLKQRRESVESFTKGGRPELAAKEQEEIAMIEGYLPQAASEEQIREVVQGAIATLAEAGTKPGMKDMGAAMKVVQQRILADGLRADGKLVSEIVKAELAK, encoded by the coding sequence ATGACAATTGCAGCGAAGATACAGACCGACATCATTACCGCGATGAAGGCCAAGGACGAGCACAAGCTGACCACGCTGCGCATGGTGAAGTCCGCGCTGAAGAACAAAGAGATCGACAAGCGCGAGCCGCTGACCGACGCCGAAGAGGCGCAGATCCTGACCACGCTGCTGAAGCAGCGGCGCGAGTCCGTCGAGTCCTTCACCAAGGGCGGACGGCCAGAGCTTGCGGCAAAGGAGCAGGAAGAGATCGCGATGATCGAAGGCTACCTCCCGCAGGCAGCCAGCGAAGAACAGATTCGCGAAGTCGTCCAAGGCGCGATCGCGACCCTCGCCGAAGCCGGCACCAAGCCCGGCATGAAAGACATGGGCGCGGCGATGAAGGTAGTCCAGCAGCGCATCCTCGCCGATGGCCTGCGCGCCGACGGCAAGCTGGTCAGCGAGATCGTCAAGGCCGAGTTGGCGAAGTAG
- a CDS encoding ferritin-like domain-containing protein → MANLETQILDEVIVKSRRKMLSLGSAALAGLAVAGVTKANAQTTALTDADILNFALNLEYLEAQFYNLAVSGVTIDHLPTPIPISVNGGTGGTVALKPNFAKVPFTDTAIAAYAAETAIEEGKHVTFLQGALSTAAVSMPNIDLYTSFNTLAAAAGIGPAFDPFASDATFLIGAYIFEDVGVTAYHGAAGSISSKSTLTAAVGIHAVEAYHAGLVRLSINRLDAGSGTLLGYTQKISATRSALANPGGKPLSQDDFGIMNTTVALQGTSATYPVTTLVDVDISESSAATSYSQGFARTPQQVLQIVTGGGAGNKGVFYPAGMNGTIK, encoded by the coding sequence ATGGCAAATTTAGAGACACAGATACTGGACGAAGTCATCGTCAAGAGCCGCCGCAAGATGCTTTCGCTGGGTAGCGCCGCACTCGCCGGCCTCGCTGTAGCCGGAGTGACCAAGGCGAATGCACAAACGACTGCATTGACTGACGCGGACATCCTCAACTTCGCGCTGAACCTCGAGTACCTCGAGGCCCAGTTCTACAACCTCGCCGTCTCCGGCGTCACCATCGACCACCTGCCGACACCGATTCCGATCAGCGTCAACGGTGGAACCGGCGGAACGGTGGCGCTCAAGCCCAACTTCGCGAAGGTGCCGTTCACCGATACGGCAATCGCAGCCTACGCCGCAGAGACAGCGATCGAAGAAGGCAAGCACGTGACCTTCCTTCAGGGCGCACTCAGTACCGCTGCGGTTTCGATGCCCAACATCGACCTTTACACCTCGTTCAACACGCTAGCTGCGGCTGCTGGCATCGGACCGGCCTTCGATCCGTTCGCCAGCGACGCGACATTCCTCATTGGTGCGTACATCTTCGAAGACGTAGGCGTGACCGCGTATCACGGTGCTGCAGGGTCGATCAGTAGTAAGTCGACACTGACAGCAGCCGTCGGTATTCACGCGGTCGAGGCCTATCACGCGGGCCTGGTTCGTCTCTCGATCAACCGGCTGGATGCGGGCTCGGGAACGCTGCTTGGATATACGCAGAAGATCTCGGCGACGCGCTCCGCACTGGCGAACCCCGGTGGCAAGCCGCTCTCGCAGGACGACTTCGGCATCATGAACACGACCGTAGCGTTGCAGGGAACTTCGGCAACCTACCCCGTGACCACGCTGGTAGACGTGGACATCAGTGAATCGAGCGCTGCGACCAGCTACAGCCAGGGATTTGCGCGCACCCCTCAGCAGGTACTGCAGATCGTCACCGGTGGTGGTGCAGGCAATAAGGGTGTCTTCTATCCGGCTGGGATGAACGGAACCATCAAGTAG
- a CDS encoding glutaminyl-peptide cyclotransferase: MLLLLATVSMRCVAAPVYTYKVVATYPHSTSSYTEGFFYLNGLFYESTGLEGHSEVLAITPATGKPIQQVSLAPNYFGEGIVDWGPNILGWTWRSHTGFVYDRFSFRVVGQFKYDGEGWGMTRTASEIITSDGSATLRFRNPRTFQETRHIVVKDGTRAVDQLNELEMVKGEIYANIWHSDRIARISPQDGRILGWIDLTGLLPDDQRINSESVLNGIAYDAKGDRLFVTGKQWPNVFEIEVIPKSK, encoded by the coding sequence TTGCTGCTTCTTCTCGCTACCGTGTCGATGCGTTGCGTAGCAGCGCCTGTCTACACGTATAAGGTCGTCGCTACGTATCCTCACTCGACCTCGAGCTATACAGAAGGCTTCTTCTATCTCAACGGCCTCTTTTACGAGAGCACCGGGCTTGAGGGACACTCTGAAGTGCTGGCGATTACGCCTGCGACGGGTAAGCCCATTCAGCAAGTTAGTCTTGCTCCGAACTACTTCGGCGAAGGCATCGTGGACTGGGGGCCGAATATCCTCGGTTGGACGTGGCGGTCTCATACTGGCTTTGTCTACGACCGGTTCTCCTTCCGGGTCGTCGGACAGTTCAAGTACGACGGCGAAGGCTGGGGCATGACTCGAACCGCCTCCGAGATCATTACCAGCGATGGTAGCGCCACGCTTCGCTTTCGCAACCCACGGACATTTCAGGAGACGCGCCACATTGTCGTGAAGGATGGCACGCGCGCCGTCGATCAACTGAACGAGCTTGAGATGGTCAAGGGCGAGATCTACGCGAACATCTGGCACTCTGACCGCATTGCAAGGATCTCTCCTCAGGACGGACGTATCCTCGGATGGATCGATCTGACGGGCCTTCTGCCGGACGATCAAAGAATCAACTCCGAGTCGGTTCTCAACGGCATCGCTTACGATGCGAAGGGAGACCGGCTTTTCGTAACGGGCAAGCAATGGCCTAATGTCTTCGAGATCGAGGTAATTCCGAAGTCGAAGTAG
- a CDS encoding FmdB family zinc ribbon protein has protein sequence MPLYEYECTACHKRTEKIQKFSDPEITDCPKCGGRLERVLSAPAVTFKGGGWYADGYGSTKPAAGGSSEGGNQGGDSAKSESKPSGDSTVASTPAPAAAPAASAASAPATKP, from the coding sequence ATGCCTCTTTACGAGTACGAATGCACCGCCTGCCATAAGCGCACCGAGAAGATCCAGAAGTTCTCCGACCCCGAGATCACCGACTGCCCCAAGTGCGGCGGCCGTCTGGAGCGTGTCCTCTCCGCACCCGCGGTCACCTTCAAGGGCGGAGGCTGGTACGCGGACGGCTACGGCAGCACCAAGCCCGCGGCCGGTGGTTCGAGCGAAGGCGGCAACCAGGGTGGGGACTCGGCGAAGTCCGAGAGCAAGCCGTCGGGTGATAGCACGGTCGCATCCACCCCGGCTCCCGCTGCTGCTCCTGCCGCGTCGGCGGCCTCTGCGCCCGCAACCAAGCCTTAG
- a CDS encoding ferritin-like domain-containing protein, whose protein sequence is METKLTNLVDKALSRRNFLVGSGTVAAAAVLVGCGDSTSTTTPVTPPATTLTDADYLNFALNLEYLEAEFYLRAATGNGLSSTDAGSGAGTVTGGAQVQFATSAYANYANMIAQDELNHVRLLRAALGSSAVARPNIDLTAGFNAVASAAGIGSTFNAFADENSFLVGAFAFEDVGVTAYTGAAALLTSVANLSAAAGIQAVEAYHAGIIRTIIAGAASVSGASQTYLTAANQISVLRGTLGGGNETTLSINSIVAASSANAIAFARTTDEVLHIVYGAAPAAGVKSGAFFPNGLNGNISVTAS, encoded by the coding sequence GTGGAAACGAAACTGACAAATCTTGTAGATAAAGCCCTTTCGCGCAGGAACTTTCTTGTGGGTTCGGGCACCGTGGCTGCCGCTGCCGTCCTTGTGGGATGCGGCGACAGTACCTCAACCACCACCCCGGTAACGCCGCCTGCGACAACTCTTACAGACGCCGACTATCTCAACTTTGCGCTGAACCTCGAGTATCTCGAAGCAGAGTTCTATCTTCGCGCCGCGACCGGCAATGGCCTCTCATCCACGGATGCCGGTTCAGGCGCTGGGACGGTAACGGGTGGCGCTCAGGTACAGTTCGCGACTTCGGCCTACGCCAACTACGCGAATATGATCGCGCAGGATGAGCTGAACCATGTCCGCCTGCTGCGCGCCGCGCTCGGATCGTCTGCCGTCGCTCGGCCGAACATCGACCTGACGGCTGGCTTCAACGCAGTCGCATCGGCGGCTGGAATCGGATCGACGTTCAACGCCTTCGCGGATGAGAACTCTTTCCTCGTCGGTGCCTTCGCGTTTGAAGATGTGGGCGTCACGGCGTACACGGGAGCGGCTGCTCTACTTACCTCGGTTGCCAACCTCAGTGCTGCGGCTGGCATTCAGGCGGTTGAGGCCTACCACGCTGGCATCATCCGCACGATCATCGCCGGTGCAGCTTCAGTCTCCGGAGCATCGCAGACTTACCTGACCGCAGCCAACCAGATCTCCGTCCTTCGCGGGACGCTGGGTGGCGGCAACGAGACGACGCTCAGCATCAACAGCATCGTCGCGGCGAGCTCCGCCAACGCCATCGCCTTCGCGCGCACGACAGACGAGGTGCTGCACATCGTCTATGGTGCGGCTCCCGCTGCCGGCGTCAAGAGCGGCGCATTCTTCCCCAACGGACTCAACGGCAACATCAGCGTAACCGCATCTTAA
- a CDS encoding nucleoside deaminase: MAIPDLHAMLAVALEQARLGASEGGVPVGGAVFHVDGTLLGAGRNRLVQEGNGSLHGETDAFRAAGRRPHWHDTILVTTLAPCWYCSGLIYQFRFRQIIVGDSVNAQGGTKWLREQGIDILDLHSQECIDLIADFQQRRPDLWNECIGQV, from the coding sequence ATGGCAATCCCTGACCTACACGCAATGCTCGCTGTCGCCCTTGAACAGGCCCGCCTCGGCGCATCCGAAGGCGGAGTTCCCGTTGGCGGCGCTGTCTTTCATGTCGACGGAACCCTGCTTGGCGCTGGCCGCAACCGGCTGGTGCAGGAGGGCAACGGCTCGCTCCACGGCGAGACCGACGCCTTCCGCGCCGCTGGCCGCCGTCCCCACTGGCACGACACCATCCTCGTCACCACGCTTGCGCCGTGCTGGTACTGCTCCGGGCTGATCTACCAGTTCCGATTCCGGCAGATCATCGTGGGCGACTCCGTCAACGCTCAGGGGGGAACGAAATGGCTGCGCGAGCAGGGAATCGACATCCTCGATCTTCACTCTCAAGAGTGCATCGACCTGATCGCCGACTTCCAGCAGCGCCGCCCCGATCTCTGGAACGAGTGCATCGGACAGGTCTGA
- the serA gene encoding phosphoglycerate dehydrogenase codes for MKIVLAEKVSPATLAVFQQEPGWQIVTPDQIKNGLAAELADADALVVRSAVQADAALLSHAPKLRVIGRAGVGVDNIDTDAATRQGIVVMNTPGANAVAVAELTLGLMIAMGRSIPRANSTMHSGKWDKKSLQGSELRGKTLGIVGLGRIGLEVARRANAFGMDVIGYDPFIAPVIARENDVTLVGIDDIFRGSDYLTLHVGLTTQTEGLINAHSIAIMKKGVRIINCARGELIVDEALVEGLKSGQIGGAALDVFRQEPLKDSPYFNLDNVLLSPHIAGSTDEAQEAIGIQLACQVRDYLKLGVVQNAVNLPSLSHEEYAELAPYIEMAERLGHFLSHATPGNLENIQITYSGRIAQGKTELVRNAAIAGIFAHSDPSGDPVNRINAAAIAADRGIRIQEDKKEFVTGGSGSVLKLVLHSSDGDVSASATVLHGTSPRLLAYDGIDIEAPLNGTLVAIRNHDVPGVIGRIGTILGEHSLNIANFALGRSVRSQRVPQGQALAVVQIDVPSASEASAAVEALRKVEAIASVRLVELGKL; via the coding sequence ATGAAGATCGTTCTCGCCGAAAAAGTCTCGCCCGCCACCCTAGCCGTCTTCCAACAAGAACCCGGCTGGCAGATCGTAACCCCCGACCAGATCAAGAATGGCCTCGCAGCTGAACTTGCCGATGCGGATGCGCTTGTCGTTCGTTCGGCGGTGCAGGCCGATGCCGCACTTCTCTCGCATGCTCCCAAGCTTCGCGTGATTGGCCGCGCCGGAGTCGGCGTGGACAACATCGATACCGATGCCGCGACAAGGCAGGGCATCGTGGTGATGAACACGCCGGGAGCGAACGCGGTTGCCGTCGCCGAACTCACCCTGGGCCTGATGATCGCGATGGGACGCAGCATCCCGCGTGCCAACAGCACCATGCACAGCGGCAAGTGGGACAAAAAGTCGCTGCAGGGTTCGGAGCTACGCGGCAAGACGCTCGGCATCGTTGGGCTTGGTCGCATCGGGCTCGAAGTGGCCCGCCGCGCAAACGCCTTTGGCATGGACGTGATCGGCTACGATCCCTTCATTGCGCCGGTGATCGCGCGTGAGAACGACGTGACCCTCGTCGGCATCGACGACATCTTCCGTGGCTCGGACTACCTCACGCTGCACGTTGGCCTGACCACGCAGACCGAAGGCCTGATCAACGCGCACTCGATCGCGATCATGAAGAAGGGCGTGCGCATCATCAACTGTGCTCGCGGCGAACTCATCGTCGATGAGGCGTTGGTCGAAGGCTTGAAGTCCGGCCAGATTGGCGGCGCTGCGCTCGATGTCTTCCGTCAGGAGCCGCTCAAGGACTCGCCCTACTTCAACCTCGACAATGTTCTGCTCAGCCCGCACATCGCCGGCTCGACTGACGAGGCGCAGGAGGCCATCGGCATTCAGCTTGCATGCCAGGTGCGCGACTACCTCAAGCTCGGCGTGGTCCAGAACGCCGTCAATCTCCCGTCTCTCTCGCATGAGGAGTACGCCGAGCTTGCGCCGTACATCGAGATGGCGGAGCGCCTCGGCCACTTCCTCTCGCACGCAACTCCCGGTAATCTCGAAAACATCCAGATCACCTATTCCGGCCGGATCGCGCAGGGCAAGACGGAGCTGGTCCGGAACGCCGCAATTGCCGGTATCTTTGCGCACTCCGACCCAAGCGGCGACCCGGTCAACCGCATCAACGCTGCGGCCATTGCCGCAGACCGTGGCATCCGCATTCAGGAAGACAAGAAGGAGTTCGTTACCGGCGGATCGGGCTCGGTGCTGAAGCTGGTGCTGCACTCGTCGGATGGCGACGTGAGCGCTTCCGCCACCGTGCTGCACGGAACTTCGCCACGGCTTCTGGCTTACGACGGCATCGACATCGAAGCGCCGCTCAATGGCACGCTGGTTGCTATTCGTAACCACGACGTTCCCGGCGTGATTGGCCGCATCGGAACGATCCTCGGCGAACACTCGCTAAACATCGCAAACTTCGCTCTCGGCCGCTCCGTCCGCTCGCAGCGTGTGCCGCAGGGGCAGGCGCTGGCGGTCGTGCAGATCGACGTTCCCAGCGCTAGCGAGGCGTCTGCCGCTGTCGAAGCGCTGCGCAAGGTAGAGGCCATCGCAAGCGTGCGGCTGGTTGAACTCGGCAAGCTGTAA
- a CDS encoding glutathionylspermidine synthase family protein, translating into MRRIAIDPRENWQQKVESVGLVYHTPDDDSMDRPYWDESNAYEFTAAEIDTLEAAGNEMQTMCLAAAQHIIDNKRYEDLGIPWSAIPAIEWAWENEPPAIYGRFDFSWIGAESGEAPKLLEYNADTPTSLLEAAVVQWNWLEEMPESLVSANRDQFSSIHEKLIAKWKDLDNYLSKPVYFAALDYPEDQLTTVYLRDTAEQAGIPTLQMFMSEIGWNDELQAFLDPNEDQMFSIFKLYPWETMLAEEFGPHALDTYQAVRWIEPIWKMLLSNKGILPILWELYPNHPNLLEAYFDAPNGMPSYVRKPLLSREGANITLVRPDAQPIVTDGPYAGGRTICQALAPDAVFEETNGNLRYPVLGLWMVDQECCGLGIRESAGPITDNLSSFVPHFFV; encoded by the coding sequence ATGCGTCGCATTGCGATCGATCCAAGAGAGAACTGGCAGCAGAAGGTCGAGTCCGTCGGCCTTGTCTATCACACGCCCGACGACGACAGCATGGACCGCCCGTATTGGGATGAGTCCAACGCGTACGAGTTCACGGCCGCAGAGATCGACACCCTTGAGGCTGCGGGCAACGAGATGCAGACCATGTGCCTGGCTGCGGCACAGCACATCATCGACAACAAGCGCTACGAAGACCTCGGCATCCCATGGTCCGCGATTCCTGCGATCGAGTGGGCCTGGGAGAACGAGCCGCCGGCGATCTATGGCCGCTTCGACTTTAGTTGGATAGGCGCGGAGAGCGGTGAGGCTCCGAAACTGCTTGAGTACAACGCCGATACACCGACTTCGCTGCTCGAAGCAGCCGTCGTCCAGTGGAACTGGCTGGAAGAGATGCCGGAGTCGCTGGTTTCGGCGAATCGCGATCAGTTCAGCTCGATCCACGAGAAGCTGATCGCGAAGTGGAAGGACCTCGACAACTATCTCTCGAAGCCGGTGTACTTCGCGGCGCTCGACTATCCCGAAGACCAGTTGACCACGGTCTATCTGCGCGATACGGCAGAGCAGGCGGGCATCCCGACGCTACAGATGTTCATGTCGGAGATTGGATGGAACGACGAGTTACAGGCGTTCCTTGACCCCAATGAAGACCAGATGTTCTCGATCTTCAAGCTATATCCGTGGGAGACGATGTTGGCCGAGGAGTTTGGCCCACACGCTCTGGACACCTACCAGGCCGTCCGCTGGATCGAGCCTATCTGGAAGATGCTGCTCTCGAACAAGGGCATCCTGCCGATCCTTTGGGAGCTGTATCCCAACCATCCGAACCTGCTCGAGGCCTACTTCGACGCGCCCAATGGCATGCCTAGCTACGTGCGCAAGCCGTTGCTGTCGCGCGAGGGCGCGAATATCACGCTTGTCCGGCCGGACGCGCAGCCGATCGTGACCGATGGCCCGTATGCGGGCGGCAGAACGATCTGCCAGGCGCTTGCGCCCGACGCAGTCTTCGAGGAGACGAACGGCAATCTGCGCTACCCGGTGCTCGGCCTTTGGATGGTCGACCAGGAGTGCTGCGGGCTGGGCATCCGCGAATCCGCAGGGCCGATTACGGACAATCTCAGCAGCTTCGTGCCGCACTTTTTCGTCTGA
- a CDS encoding Uma2 family endonuclease — MMNLDLSSLAPPVLIRPAVPLTDEELIHFSEVNKPYRFERNKYGEIVMMTPIGGIGGTNEMRVSGALASWTDETGTGVSFSPNTGFNLPDGSCLSPDAAWVSLARWNALTPEEQASFPPLCPEFLIEVRSRSDSRRIVEEKMQLWMDNGAQLAWLVDPIDANVTIYVPGEAVRKLERPELVEAGEPVAGFVLRAERLWPALK, encoded by the coding sequence ATGATGAACCTCGACCTGTCTAGCCTGGCTCCCCCAGTCCTTATCCGCCCCGCCGTGCCTCTCACCGATGAAGAACTGATTCACTTCTCCGAAGTCAACAAACCCTACCGATTTGAGCGGAACAAGTATGGAGAGATCGTGATGATGACTCCCATTGGCGGAATCGGCGGAACGAACGAGATGCGGGTCTCAGGGGCACTCGCAAGTTGGACTGACGAGACTGGCACCGGCGTCTCCTTCAGTCCGAATACTGGCTTCAACCTTCCCGATGGCTCCTGTCTCTCGCCCGATGCGGCATGGGTGTCACTGGCGCGCTGGAACGCCCTTACGCCCGAAGAGCAGGCGAGTTTTCCGCCGCTGTGCCCGGAGTTCTTGATCGAAGTGCGTTCGCGCAGCGACTCCCGACGCATAGTCGAAGAGAAGATGCAGCTCTGGATGGATAACGGGGCGCAGCTTGCGTGGCTAGTCGATCCGATCGATGCGAACGTGACCATCTACGTTCCGGGCGAAGCTGTGCGTAAGCTGGAGCGCCCGGAGCTGGTCGAAGCGGGCGAGCCGGTGGCGGGCTTTGTGCTCCGCGCGGAGCGCCTCTGGCCAGCGCTAAAGTAG
- a CDS encoding type II toxin-antitoxin system HicB family antitoxin, whose amino-acid sequence MAKPMIGEIELEREDDGRWIAEIPSLPGALVYGKTLDEARSKVEALSLRVIEAL is encoded by the coding sequence ATGGCAAAGCCTATGATTGGCGAGATCGAACTCGAGCGGGAAGACGATGGTCGTTGGATCGCGGAGATTCCATCTCTGCCTGGCGCGCTGGTATACGGCAAAACGCTGGACGAAGCACGGTCGAAGGTGGAAGCCCTCTCGCTTCGTGTGATCGAAGCCCTGTAA
- a CDS encoding TonB-dependent receptor plug domain-containing protein has product MRSTLFLLCLSPLVSAVSIAQEPAPVPLSPAPIPLPQVKLSVDVTTVEPMLFSEDLPERSVVQFDLREHPLLFNNPVDYLRQDAALNLESRAGNGVQADLSIRGTTFEQTLVLVNGLRINDPETGHLNLDIPVPLEAIARIDVLHGSGSTVYGSDAIGGAVNLITRPPAVTSIITKAGFGNLGAEEQHLQAGLHLDAIDGQLTGSRDTSNGFYSGGSNDRGYHSNALAAETWLHHSELGTTDILVAGSDRPYGANLFYGPYPSWERTKGWFGSVQQQLGPKTALDFAYLKHTDLFVLFDGQPSIYENNHVASNWEGALRRTDDLGKQSTVSYGLEADADTIASSNLGHHGRNQGAGYANLNLHEFKRLSLTIGAREEVLSGGDNVFSPSFAEAFRLTGNLRLRGAAGHGFRLPTYVDLNYSDPTTIGNPNLKPETSWSYEGGLDWTPGGRFRFSATGFQLNQHNAIDYSKYSLADKWQAINVDHLNFTGAETSAHVRLSGSQEIGLSYTAVRAAAPPAGLISEYAYNYAAQRAVFSWSGELLHQVIARTQVAAVQRTQHTVYPLWDLSIARSQGRVQPYLRLINLSNTGYEEIPGVPLPGRTIMGGVAYVWNRAGR; this is encoded by the coding sequence ATGCGTTCGACGTTGTTCCTGTTGTGCCTCAGCCCTCTTGTTTCGGCGGTTTCGATAGCTCAGGAGCCAGCTCCCGTTCCCCTGTCTCCAGCCCCTATTCCTCTCCCGCAGGTGAAGCTCAGCGTCGACGTGACCACGGTCGAGCCCATGCTCTTCTCTGAAGACCTTCCCGAACGCTCCGTCGTCCAGTTCGACCTCCGCGAGCATCCCCTGCTCTTCAACAATCCGGTCGACTACCTGCGGCAGGACGCGGCGCTGAACCTGGAATCGCGTGCGGGCAATGGCGTTCAGGCCGACCTCTCGATTCGGGGAACGACCTTCGAGCAGACGCTCGTGCTGGTGAACGGGCTGCGGATCAACGATCCCGAGACCGGCCACTTGAACCTCGATATCCCCGTCCCGCTCGAGGCGATCGCGAGGATCGATGTCCTGCACGGCTCGGGTTCGACGGTCTACGGTTCGGACGCCATCGGCGGAGCGGTGAACCTGATCACGCGCCCACCAGCCGTGACTTCGATCATCACCAAGGCGGGCTTCGGCAACCTCGGAGCCGAAGAACAGCATCTGCAGGCGGGCCTTCATCTCGACGCTATCGATGGTCAACTCACCGGCAGCCGCGACACCTCAAACGGCTTCTACTCCGGCGGGAGCAACGATCGCGGCTATCACTCGAACGCCCTCGCCGCCGAGACCTGGCTGCACCACAGCGAACTTGGCACAACCGACATCCTTGTAGCCGGGAGCGATCGCCCCTACGGGGCCAATCTCTTCTATGGACCGTATCCCTCGTGGGAGCGGACGAAGGGATGGTTCGGGTCGGTGCAGCAGCAACTGGGACCGAAGACCGCGCTCGACTTTGCGTACCTCAAGCACACGGATCTTTTTGTCCTCTTCGACGGCCAGCCGAGCATCTATGAGAACAACCATGTTGCGAGCAATTGGGAAGGCGCACTTCGCCGGACTGACGATCTAGGCAAACAAAGCACTGTCTCCTACGGCCTGGAGGCCGATGCCGATACCATCGCCAGCTCCAACCTCGGCCACCATGGAAGAAATCAGGGCGCGGGCTATGCGAATCTCAATCTGCACGAGTTCAAACGCCTCTCACTCACAATTGGAGCACGCGAAGAGGTTCTGAGCGGCGGGGACAACGTCTTTTCGCCGAGCTTCGCCGAAGCGTTTCGCTTGACTGGAAACCTCAGGCTGCGCGGTGCGGCGGGGCACGGATTTCGCCTGCCTACCTACGTCGACTTGAACTACTCCGACCCAACCACGATCGGCAATCCGAACCTCAAGCCCGAGACCTCGTGGAGCTACGAGGGTGGTCTCGACTGGACGCCTGGCGGACGGTTCCGCTTCTCAGCGACGGGTTTCCAGTTGAATCAACACAACGCCATCGACTACAGCAAGTATTCGCTGGCTGATAAGTGGCAGGCGATCAACGTCGATCACCTTAACTTCACCGGCGCTGAGACGAGCGCGCATGTGCGGCTCTCCGGATCGCAGGAGATCGGGCTTTCCTACACTGCGGTGAGGGCGGCTGCGCCACCGGCAGGCCTCATCTCCGAGTACGCGTATAACTATGCCGCGCAGCGAGCGGTCTTCTCCTGGAGTGGCGAGCTTCTGCATCAGGTCATCGCGCGGACGCAGGTAGCGGCAGTGCAGCGGACCCAGCACACTGTGTATCCGCTGTGGGATCTCTCGATCGCCCGCAGCCAGGGCCGCGTACAGCCGTATCTCCGTCTTATCAATCTCTCAAACACTGGCTACGAGGAGATTCCCGGAGTTCCTCTGCCCGGCCGGACGATTATGGGCGGCGTCGCCTATGTCTGGAACCGGGCCGGCAGATAG